A genomic window from Trueperella bialowiezensis includes:
- the gyrB gene encoding DNA topoisomerase (ATP-hydrolyzing) subunit B: MGEVSSDQSYDASNITVLEGLEAVRKRPGMYIGSTGERGLHHLVYEVVDNSVDEALAGYATHIEVTLLENGGVRVEDDGRGIPVDIHPGEGLPAVQVVMTVLHAGGKFGSGSYAVSGGLHGVGVSVVNALSSRMDTQVKRDGHVWRISYEDGVPIAPLEKGEETDETGTTQTFWPNAEIFETVEFDFETLRHRLQQMAFLNKGLRITLTDERAHVVAEGEEITGEDESLTSGEAPKREVSYQYEGGLRDYVEHLVKTKKVDPLHSEPIYFEAEDADNKISLEVAMQWTNAYSETLHTFANTINTTEGGTHEEGFRSALTTVINKYARDKGLLKEKDPNLSGDDVREGLAVVLSVKLGEPQFEGQTKTKLGNTEARTYVQQQTYAQLNDWLDMNPTDAREIIRKATQAYQARIAARKAREATRRKSVLESASMPGKLKDCSSRNPEECEIFIVEGDSAGGSAVNGRDPHNQAIMPIRGKILNVEKARLDRALSSDTIQGLITAFGTGIGEEFDIDKLRYHKIVFMADADVDGQHIATLLLTLVYRYMKPLIEGGYVYLAMPPLYRIKWTNAEHEYVFSDAERDAALEAGFAAGKKLPKAEGQGIQRYKGLGEMNDSELWDTTMNPETRTLKRVNIGEAAATDEAFSVLMGEDVASRRSFIQRNARDVRFLDI; the protein is encoded by the coding sequence ATCGGGGAGGTTTCTTCCGACCAGTCGTATGACGCGTCTAATATCACCGTGCTCGAAGGCCTCGAGGCCGTTCGTAAGCGTCCGGGTATGTACATTGGCTCGACGGGCGAACGGGGTCTTCACCATCTCGTTTACGAGGTTGTGGATAATTCCGTTGACGAGGCTCTGGCCGGGTACGCCACGCATATTGAAGTAACCCTGCTGGAAAACGGTGGCGTGCGGGTGGAAGATGACGGGCGCGGTATTCCCGTGGATATCCACCCAGGTGAGGGTTTGCCTGCAGTCCAGGTTGTTATGACCGTGCTCCACGCCGGTGGCAAGTTCGGTTCTGGCTCGTATGCGGTCTCCGGCGGCTTGCACGGCGTCGGCGTATCAGTGGTCAACGCACTGTCCTCGCGGATGGATACGCAAGTCAAGCGTGATGGGCACGTGTGGCGGATTTCGTATGAAGACGGCGTGCCGATTGCCCCCTTAGAAAAGGGCGAGGAAACAGACGAGACCGGTACCACCCAAACGTTTTGGCCGAACGCAGAGATTTTCGAAACCGTCGAGTTCGATTTTGAAACCCTGCGTCACCGCCTCCAGCAGATGGCGTTCCTGAACAAGGGGCTGCGCATCACGCTCACGGATGAGCGGGCGCACGTCGTCGCTGAAGGCGAAGAAATTACGGGTGAAGACGAGTCGCTGACCAGCGGAGAAGCTCCGAAACGCGAGGTGTCGTACCAGTATGAGGGCGGTCTGCGCGACTACGTTGAGCACCTGGTGAAAACCAAGAAGGTGGACCCGCTCCACTCTGAGCCGATCTATTTCGAGGCCGAGGACGCCGACAACAAGATTTCCCTCGAAGTGGCGATGCAATGGACGAACGCCTATTCCGAAACGTTGCACACGTTCGCGAACACGATTAACACCACCGAGGGCGGCACCCACGAGGAAGGTTTCCGTTCGGCGCTGACCACGGTCATCAACAAGTACGCACGGGATAAGGGCCTGCTCAAAGAGAAGGATCCGAATCTTTCCGGCGACGACGTACGCGAAGGCCTCGCCGTCGTGCTGTCCGTCAAACTCGGCGAACCGCAGTTCGAGGGCCAGACGAAGACGAAGCTCGGTAACACCGAAGCGCGCACCTATGTACAGCAGCAGACGTACGCGCAGCTCAATGACTGGCTGGACATGAACCCTACCGATGCGCGCGAGATCATCCGCAAGGCCACCCAGGCCTATCAGGCGCGGATCGCGGCCCGGAAGGCTCGTGAGGCGACCCGCCGGAAATCGGTGCTGGAGTCGGCGTCGATGCCAGGCAAGCTCAAGGATTGCAGCTCGCGTAACCCGGAAGAATGCGAAATTTTCATCGTTGAGGGTGATTCTGCTGGCGGTTCGGCCGTCAACGGCCGTGATCCGCACAACCAGGCGATCATGCCGATCCGCGGAAAGATCCTCAACGTGGAAAAGGCACGGCTGGATCGCGCACTGTCCTCCGATACGATCCAGGGACTCATCACAGCGTTCGGTACGGGTATCGGTGAAGAATTTGATATCGATAAGCTGCGCTACCACAAGATCGTGTTCATGGCGGACGCGGACGTGGACGGCCAGCACATTGCCACCCTGCTGCTCACGCTCGTCTACCGGTACATGAAACCGCTGATCGAAGGCGGGTACGTGTATCTTGCCATGCCGCCGCTGTACCGCATTAAGTGGACGAACGCGGAACACGAATACGTGTTTTCGGATGCGGAACGCGACGCCGCGCTCGAAGCTGGTTTTGCCGCCGGTAAGAAGCTTCCCAAGGCGGAAGGCCAGGGCATTCAGCGGTACAAGGGCTTGGGTGAGATGAACGATTCGGAGCTGTGGGACACCACGATGAACCCGGAGACTCGCACGCTCAAGCGCGTCAATATCGGCGAAGCTGCGGCTACTGATGAAGCATTTTCCGTACTCATGGGTGAGGATGTGGCCTCGCGCCGGTCTTTCATCCAGCGCAACGCCCGTGACGTGCGTTTCCTCGACATTTAA
- a CDS encoding rhomboid family intramembrane serine protease produces the protein MTSEESTSNDAGRSGVRRRFSHVPPLTTAIIVVCVAMAILGRMQPQVTAELMFYPPFAFEQPYRFLTSAVLHGGFWHLVVNMYALWLIGRVLEPAFGKLRFITVYILSAIGGNAAIMLMSHLSGEWNIGAVGASGAIFGLFGALAVLYKRVNAKMSGVVSLLVINLVLGFVVPGISWESHLGGLVTGVTLTWAWLHIAERYRGKKTRWRPFFEVLATVVIFLVLVAVGFLIWVR, from the coding sequence GTGACGTCCGAGGAGTCGACGAGTAACGACGCCGGACGTTCCGGCGTTCGGCGTCGTTTTTCACATGTGCCGCCACTGACGACGGCGATCATCGTCGTGTGTGTGGCGATGGCGATTCTTGGCCGGATGCAGCCACAGGTGACGGCGGAGCTCATGTTCTATCCGCCGTTTGCTTTCGAGCAGCCCTACCGTTTCTTGACGTCGGCTGTTTTGCATGGCGGGTTTTGGCATCTTGTGGTCAACATGTATGCGCTGTGGCTGATTGGCCGCGTGTTAGAGCCGGCTTTCGGGAAGCTGCGCTTCATCACGGTGTATATTTTGTCAGCAATAGGTGGCAATGCCGCGATTATGCTGATGTCGCACCTGAGTGGCGAGTGGAACATCGGGGCTGTTGGGGCATCGGGTGCGATCTTCGGCCTGTTTGGTGCGCTCGCCGTCCTCTATAAGCGGGTCAACGCGAAAATGTCAGGCGTGGTGAGCCTGTTGGTGATCAACCTTGTGCTTGGCTTCGTGGTTCCGGGGATCTCGTGGGAGTCGCACCTGGGCGGCCTGGTCACGGGTGTGACGTTGACCTGGGCGTGGTTGCATATTGCAGAACGCTATAGAGGCAAGAAAACGAGGTGGCGGCCTTTCTTTGAGGTGCTCGCAACCGTGGTGATCTTCCTCGTGCTTGTAGCTGTGGGCTTCTTGATCTGGGTCCGCTGA
- a CDS encoding DLW-39 family protein, protein MKKVIFTSLALAGGVLLALKIQENLQRQALWQQVTDEVDF, encoded by the coding sequence ATGAAGAAGGTAATCTTCACCAGCTTGGCTCTCGCAGGGGGAGTTTTACTCGCCTTGAAGATTCAGGAGAATCTGCAACGCCAAGCACTTTGGCAGCAGGTCACTGATGAGGTCGATTTCTAG
- a CDS encoding cell division protein CrgA encodes MPESKKRKKVEERRIARQQAQERRSKNKAVKVEQGSPKWWVPVMVGLAVIGLIIIVIAYITGGRYPIPGLDNGNINLFVGIGFILVGFLMTMGWK; translated from the coding sequence ATGCCAGAGTCTAAGAAGCGCAAGAAGGTTGAAGAGCGCCGGATTGCACGGCAGCAGGCACAGGAACGCCGCAGCAAGAACAAAGCCGTCAAAGTTGAGCAGGGCTCACCGAAATGGTGGGTGCCCGTCATGGTCGGCCTTGCCGTTATCGGATTAATCATCATCGTCATTGCGTACATCACCGGAGGTCGCTACCCGATCCCTGGTTTGGACAACGGAAACATCAACCTGTTCGTAGGCATCGGCTTCATCCTGGTCGGCTTTTTGATGACGATGGGATGGAAGTAG
- a CDS encoding type II toxin-antitoxin system Phd/YefM family antitoxin, which translates to MTTLSATNARANLYRLIDQVNEESTEITITGQRGNAVLVGEDDWHAIKETLYLMSMPGMVESIQKARHEGVEAGSRELDW; encoded by the coding sequence ATGACGACGCTCAGCGCAACCAATGCTCGTGCGAATCTATATCGGTTGATTGATCAGGTAAACGAAGAGTCGACAGAAATCACCATCACGGGGCAGCGAGGCAACGCTGTTCTTGTGGGGGAAGATGACTGGCATGCGATTAAGGAAACGCTCTACTTGATGTCTATGCCAGGGATGGTGGAATCGATTCAGAAAGCGCGTCACGAAGGTGTCGAGGCGGGTTCGCGGGAGCTTGACTGGTGA
- a CDS encoding class E sortase gives MTHANTAAHARAVTHKKQPSLFNRILGVIGELLITAGLVIVLFIVWQIWWTDIKANQAQNEKIIALQEEYGPTDATRIAPAQPGPPPEWDHEPGYGETLGIMRIPEFGYDYAYTIQNGTDMVEILDTGAFGRYEDTALPGQVGNFATAAHRQTYGAPMLHVDQLELGDKIVVERPNEFLVYSIVADEVVAPTDVWTIAADPFQALESEKSGAQMGEPTRRLLTITTCHPPFVSNERWVVHAEFEYWTKREDGMPEALVEPGQDNVQAAGSHSLESHTLEREN, from the coding sequence ATGACTCATGCGAACACGGCCGCACACGCGCGGGCGGTGACGCACAAAAAACAGCCCTCGCTTTTTAACCGTATTCTCGGGGTGATCGGGGAGTTGCTTATCACCGCGGGTCTGGTGATTGTGCTGTTCATCGTGTGGCAGATTTGGTGGACTGATATCAAGGCCAACCAGGCGCAAAACGAGAAAATTATTGCGTTGCAAGAAGAGTACGGGCCGACGGATGCTACGCGTATTGCGCCTGCTCAACCTGGCCCGCCGCCGGAGTGGGATCATGAGCCGGGCTACGGAGAGACCCTTGGGATCATGCGTATTCCGGAGTTTGGCTACGACTACGCTTACACGATCCAAAACGGAACCGACATGGTGGAGATTCTCGATACTGGCGCGTTTGGTCGTTACGAGGATACGGCTCTTCCCGGGCAGGTTGGTAATTTTGCGACGGCGGCACACCGGCAAACCTACGGTGCTCCGATGCTTCACGTTGACCAGCTGGAATTGGGTGACAAGATTGTGGTCGAACGGCCAAACGAGTTCCTTGTTTACTCGATTGTGGCAGACGAAGTGGTGGCTCCGACTGACGTGTGGACGATCGCTGCTGATCCGTTCCAGGCTTTAGAAAGTGAAAAGAGCGGCGCCCAGATGGGGGAACCAACGCGGCGCCTGCTCACGATCACTACGTGTCATCCGCCATTCGTGTCCAATGAACGGTGGGTAGTCCACGCAGAATTCGAATATTGGACGAAGCGAGAAGACGGCATGCCCGAAGCGCTCGTTGAGCCAGGCCAAGATAACGTCCAAGCAGCTGGCAGCCATAGCCTAGAAAGCCACACCCTAGAAAGGGAGAACTAA
- the recF gene encoding DNA replication/repair protein RecF (All proteins in this family for which functions are known are DNA-binding proteins that assist the filamentation of RecA onto DNA for the initiation of recombination or recombinational repair.): MYISDLALHDFRSYREVVLEFSPGVVTFIGENGQGKTNLVEAIGYLATFSSHRVAADAALVRQGANAGVIRAKVNRGSSDTMVELEILTGKANRARINRGNARPADLLGIVRAVTFAPEDLELVKGDPAARRRFLDDLMVQFRPRLGAVRAEYDKVLRQRGALLKTMAKAKRRGGYYDEAALDVWDAQLIRFGSQIIAARAEIVAGLRPFVEEYYTAVSAGRGLARIDYAANLDVRRGWDLPEPHELNSDDAEVRQSARDKVAAHERDAQDVEATARLFGETLQQWRADEIDRGVNLVGPHRDDLALSLGTLPAKGFASHGESWSYALALRLGSWKLLRSHSSGDWADNEEPILILDDVFAELDSRRREQLARIVTEAEQVFVTAAVGEDLPELGGTRFVVHDGTVQHVEEPGDD, encoded by the coding sequence TTGTATATTTCAGATCTGGCGTTACACGATTTTCGGTCGTATCGCGAGGTCGTGCTCGAGTTTTCGCCCGGAGTTGTCACCTTTATAGGGGAAAACGGGCAGGGGAAGACGAACCTCGTGGAGGCGATCGGCTACCTTGCCACGTTTTCGTCCCACAGGGTGGCAGCCGACGCCGCTTTGGTACGGCAGGGCGCAAACGCCGGTGTTATCAGGGCGAAAGTGAACCGTGGCAGCTCGGACACAATGGTCGAACTGGAAATCCTGACAGGCAAAGCCAACCGTGCTCGGATTAACCGGGGTAATGCGAGGCCTGCTGACCTGCTAGGAATCGTCCGCGCTGTCACGTTTGCTCCCGAGGATCTCGAACTCGTGAAAGGAGACCCCGCGGCACGGCGTCGTTTTCTTGATGACCTCATGGTGCAGTTCCGCCCGCGTCTTGGAGCAGTCCGCGCCGAATATGACAAGGTGTTACGTCAGCGCGGAGCGTTGTTGAAGACGATGGCGAAAGCCAAGCGCCGCGGCGGATACTATGACGAAGCTGCACTTGACGTGTGGGATGCTCAGCTGATCCGGTTCGGGTCGCAAATTATTGCGGCCCGCGCGGAGATTGTGGCGGGTTTGCGCCCCTTCGTTGAGGAGTATTACACGGCTGTATCCGCGGGGCGGGGTCTGGCCCGGATCGACTACGCTGCCAACCTTGACGTTCGCCGCGGCTGGGATCTGCCCGAACCTCATGAGCTCAATAGCGACGACGCCGAGGTTCGGCAAAGCGCCCGCGACAAGGTAGCAGCCCACGAACGAGACGCGCAAGACGTCGAGGCGACTGCCCGTTTGTTTGGCGAAACGTTGCAGCAGTGGCGCGCAGATGAGATCGACCGCGGCGTGAACTTGGTTGGTCCGCACCGCGATGATCTTGCGCTGAGCCTGGGAACCCTGCCCGCAAAAGGTTTCGCGTCCCATGGCGAATCGTGGTCGTATGCGCTCGCGTTGCGGCTCGGCTCATGGAAGTTGTTGCGTAGCCATTCGTCGGGTGATTGGGCAGACAACGAAGAGCCGATTTTGATTCTCGACGACGTGTTCGCGGAACTCGACTCCCGGCGTCGGGAACAACTCGCTCGTATCGTCACGGAGGCCGAGCAGGTATTCGTGACCGCCGCGGTCGGCGAAGACCTACCAGAATTGGGCGGCACAAGATTTGTTGTCCATGACGGAACCGTGCAACACGTGGAAGAGCCTGGCGATGACTAG
- the gyrA gene encoding DNA gyrase subunit A, translating into MSDKTTEDTGTQPLDGAIKDVDLQREMETSYLDYAMSVIVGRALPDVRDGMKPVHRRVIYAMWDGGYRPDSAFSKSVKIVGDVMGHYHPHGDAAIYDTMVRLVQPWNMRYPLVAGQGNFGTAGDLGAAAPRYTEARMAPLAVEMVRDIHEDTVDFEPNFDGSVQEPKVLTARIPNLLINGSEGIAVGMATSIPPHNLREVAAGAQWFLDNPDATRDELLEALLERISGPDFPTGATILGTKGIEQAYRTGRGSITQRAVVDIDEIDGRQCLVVTDLPYQVNPDRLLDRMVEGVKDGRLSGIADIRDESSGRAGQRIVIVLKRDAVPKVVLNNLYKHTQMQHNFSANMLALVDGVPRTLSLDGFIYHWVNHQVEVIARRTAYRLRKAQERLMILEGLVKALDMLDEVIALIRRSPTADVAREGLIDLLGINEIQADHILAMQLRRLAALERQKIMDEHAEKLALVEDYKDILAKPERQRAIVSEELTEVVDKYGDDRRTKILPFDGEVSEEDLITEEDVVVTVTRSGFIKRTKVSEYRAQRRGGKGVKGATLRSDDVVEHMGIASTHDWHLFFTNMGRVYRVKGYEIPEGSRESKGQHVANVLAMQPGEEIASAFTLRSYDQADYLVLATEDGLVKKTALSDYDSPRTGGLIAINLREREDGSTDTVVSARLINRDDELLLVSKQGQSLRFVADDDALRPMGRATSGVRGMKFRDGDSLLTMEVVRDDSEVFVITDGGFAKRTHIDEYRAQKRGGLGIRVAKVVEERGNLVGALITQPGDEVLVIMEGGKVVRSSVDEVNLTGRNTQGVRFVRPDNGDRVIAMAPHLDDDEDNGEDSDDAVVDVDVEESPDTDEPTEER; encoded by the coding sequence GTGAGCGATAAGACGACAGAAGATACAGGCACCCAGCCGCTCGACGGCGCGATTAAGGACGTCGATCTGCAGCGGGAGATGGAAACCTCCTATCTCGACTACGCGATGTCCGTGATTGTGGGGCGCGCGTTGCCCGACGTGCGTGACGGCATGAAGCCCGTGCACCGCCGCGTCATTTATGCGATGTGGGATGGCGGATACCGCCCAGATTCGGCGTTTTCGAAGTCGGTGAAGATTGTTGGCGACGTCATGGGCCACTACCACCCGCACGGCGATGCCGCGATCTACGACACGATGGTGCGCCTCGTCCAGCCGTGGAACATGCGCTACCCGCTCGTAGCCGGCCAAGGCAATTTCGGTACGGCCGGTGATCTCGGCGCGGCAGCCCCGCGATATACCGAGGCGCGGATGGCTCCGCTCGCCGTCGAAATGGTGCGTGACATTCACGAAGACACCGTGGATTTTGAGCCGAACTTTGACGGTTCGGTGCAAGAGCCGAAAGTGCTCACCGCGCGCATTCCGAACCTGCTGATCAACGGTTCGGAGGGTATCGCGGTTGGTATGGCGACCTCGATCCCGCCGCACAACCTGCGCGAGGTGGCTGCGGGAGCCCAGTGGTTCCTTGACAACCCGGATGCCACACGCGACGAGCTGCTCGAAGCTCTGCTCGAGCGGATTTCCGGGCCGGATTTCCCGACGGGTGCCACGATCCTAGGTACGAAGGGGATCGAGCAGGCCTACCGTACCGGGCGCGGGTCGATTACCCAGCGCGCCGTCGTCGACATCGACGAGATCGACGGGCGGCAGTGCCTGGTGGTCACCGATTTGCCCTACCAGGTGAACCCGGACCGGCTACTCGACCGGATGGTCGAAGGCGTCAAGGATGGCCGCCTGAGCGGAATCGCCGATATTCGCGACGAATCGTCTGGCCGCGCCGGTCAGCGTATCGTCATCGTGCTTAAACGCGACGCCGTGCCGAAGGTTGTGCTCAACAACCTGTACAAGCACACGCAGATGCAGCACAACTTCTCCGCGAATATGCTGGCGCTCGTCGACGGCGTTCCGCGCACGCTTTCACTGGACGGCTTCATCTATCACTGGGTGAACCACCAGGTCGAGGTCATCGCCCGGCGGACGGCCTACCGCCTGCGTAAGGCGCAGGAGCGGCTGATGATCCTCGAGGGTCTGGTCAAGGCTCTCGACATGCTGGACGAGGTGATCGCGCTGATTCGCAGGTCGCCCACCGCCGACGTCGCCCGCGAAGGTCTCATCGACCTGCTCGGCATCAACGAGATTCAAGCCGACCACATTCTTGCCATGCAGCTGCGCCGCCTGGCCGCGCTCGAACGGCAAAAGATCATGGACGAGCACGCCGAAAAGCTCGCCCTGGTCGAGGATTACAAGGACATTCTGGCTAAGCCCGAGCGTCAGCGTGCCATTGTCTCGGAGGAACTGACCGAGGTTGTGGACAAGTACGGCGACGACCGGCGCACGAAGATCCTGCCCTTCGATGGCGAGGTATCGGAAGAAGACCTCATCACGGAAGAAGACGTCGTCGTCACTGTCACTCGCTCTGGCTTCATCAAGCGCACAAAGGTATCCGAATACCGCGCCCAGCGCCGCGGTGGCAAGGGCGTGAAGGGCGCGACGCTCCGCTCGGACGACGTCGTCGAACACATGGGAATCGCCTCCACCCACGATTGGCACCTGTTCTTCACGAACATGGGCCGGGTTTACCGGGTCAAGGGCTACGAGATTCCGGAAGGTTCGCGCGAATCGAAAGGGCAGCACGTGGCGAACGTGCTTGCGATGCAGCCGGGCGAAGAAATCGCGTCCGCGTTCACGCTGCGCAGCTACGATCAGGCCGACTACCTGGTGCTCGCCACCGAAGACGGCCTGGTGAAGAAGACTGCGCTATCCGACTACGATTCCCCGCGCACGGGCGGCCTCATCGCGATCAACCTGCGGGAACGCGAAGACGGTTCAACCGACACGGTGGTCTCCGCGCGGCTTATCAACCGCGACGACGAGCTGCTACTCGTATCCAAACAAGGCCAATCGCTGCGTTTTGTTGCCGACGACGACGCGCTACGCCCCATGGGACGCGCTACGTCTGGCGTGCGGGGCATGAAGTTCCGCGACGGCGACTCGCTGCTCACGATGGAAGTCGTCCGCGACGATTCCGAAGTGTTCGTCATCACCGACGGCGGTTTCGCCAAGCGCACGCACATCGACGAATATCGCGCCCAAAAGCGTGGCGGCCTCGGTATCCGCGTGGCCAAGGTGGTCGAAGAACGCGGCAACCTCGTGGGTGCCTTGATTACTCAGCCAGGCGACGAGGTGCTCGTCATCATGGAAGGTGGCAAGGTTGTGCGCTCTTCTGTTGACGAAGTGAACCTCACAGGGCGCAACACTCAAGGCGTACGGTTCGTACGGCCTGACAACGGCGATCGCGTCATCGCCATGGCCCCACATTTGGATGACGACGAGGATAATGGCGAAGATAGCGACGACGCCGTCGTCGATGTTGACGTGGAAGAAAGCCCAGACACCGACGAACCGACTGAAGAACGATGA
- a CDS encoding Txe/YoeB family addiction module toxin encodes MSEWQLVFSRAAQKDAKRLREAGLKPKAQRLLEILADNPFHTPPRFEKLVGDLSGCYSRRINIQHRLVYEVDSDRKIVHVLRMWTHYE; translated from the coding sequence GTGAGCGAATGGCAGCTGGTCTTTTCACGGGCCGCTCAGAAAGATGCGAAGCGGTTACGTGAGGCTGGTCTGAAACCGAAAGCGCAGCGACTTTTAGAAATACTTGCAGACAATCCCTTCCATACTCCACCCCGGTTCGAAAAGCTCGTGGGAGATCTGTCAGGCTGCTACTCTCGCAGGATTAATATCCAGCACAGGCTCGTGTACGAGGTCGACTCTGATAGGAAAATCGTTCACGTCCTACGCATGTGGACTCATTATGAATAG
- a CDS encoding DUF3566 domain-containing protein, producing MTETDQNPTVVNVEPPAAGDNPPARQAAGGEQAAGAAPVAPPRQDVGIRRVRMTISRVDPLSALKLSFLISVGIGIMIVISAIILWFVLDAMHVWARIENLLVTLNSEPLLELGQFMEFGRVVSFAVVVGVIEVVLLTLFGTVMALLYNVVAMLVGGLYITVTDE from the coding sequence ATGACCGAGACTGATCAGAATCCAACCGTTGTCAATGTGGAACCTCCTGCGGCAGGAGATAATCCGCCAGCGCGGCAAGCCGCCGGTGGTGAGCAGGCGGCCGGAGCGGCACCGGTGGCACCGCCACGTCAGGACGTGGGAATTAGGCGAGTGCGCATGACGATCTCGCGGGTGGATCCGCTGTCGGCACTCAAGCTCTCGTTCCTCATCTCGGTTGGGATCGGCATCATGATCGTCATCTCCGCGATCATCTTGTGGTTCGTGCTCGATGCGATGCACGTGTGGGCGCGGATCGAGAACCTGCTCGTTACCCTTAATTCGGAGCCTCTGCTCGAACTTGGGCAGTTTATGGAATTTGGGCGCGTGGTGTCGTTCGCCGTCGTCGTCGGAGTGATCGAAGTCGTGCTACTGACGTTGTTTGGAACCGTCATGGCGTTGCTCTATAACGTGGTGGCGATGCTGGTCGGTGGCCTGTATATTACGGTGACCGACGAATAA
- a CDS encoding DUF721 domain-containing protein, which translates to MTSPQPPSAQTPSSRIVAARKKAAERFGDRLPLEVLERVRRMAEQHGWVRRRIETDNPLRDEDQMGEEVYVPSPGQDVGSGARPSKRDPKPLSFIVSGLVEKMGWQERLSVGSVQARWPQIVGDAVAQNCVVEDFSDDGVLTLRAKSTSWQTQIRALLAFLDKKLADELGEGVVKDIVVKGPNAPSWKHGPYSVPGRGPRDTYG; encoded by the coding sequence ATGACTAGTCCTCAGCCGCCTTCTGCTCAGACGCCGAGCTCACGAATAGTTGCGGCGCGTAAGAAAGCTGCGGAGCGTTTCGGTGATCGCCTGCCGCTGGAAGTCTTGGAGCGCGTGCGCCGGATGGCCGAACAGCACGGATGGGTGCGCAGGCGGATTGAGACGGACAATCCGCTGCGTGACGAGGACCAGATGGGCGAGGAAGTTTATGTGCCGAGCCCCGGCCAGGACGTGGGCTCGGGTGCCCGCCCGTCGAAGAGGGATCCGAAGCCGTTAAGTTTCATTGTGTCTGGCCTTGTGGAAAAGATGGGCTGGCAAGAACGCTTGAGCGTAGGCTCGGTCCAGGCGAGGTGGCCGCAAATAGTTGGGGACGCCGTCGCACAAAACTGTGTGGTGGAGGATTTTTCCGACGACGGCGTGCTCACCTTACGTGCGAAATCGACGTCGTGGCAGACCCAGATCCGTGCGCTGCTCGCGTTTTTGGATAAGAAACTGGCAGACGAGCTGGGTGAGGGTGTGGTCAAAGACATCGTGGTGAAAGGTCCGAATGCGCCGTCGTGGAAACACGGCCCCTATTCGGTGCCTGGCCGCGGGCCGCGGGATACCTACGGATAG
- a CDS encoding peptidylprolyl isomerase, giving the protein MEATIHTNFGDINVELYPEHAPETVANFTGLATGKRAWTDPRTGAEMNTPLYENVIFHRVIPGFMIQGGDPLGTGTGGPGYRFDDEIAAELNFTEPYMLAMANAGKQGGRGTNGSQFFITVAPTTWLQGKHTIFGKVSDVDSQLVVDKIAKTDTNPMDRPLEDVVITSITVTE; this is encoded by the coding sequence ATGGAAGCAACAATACATACGAATTTTGGTGACATTAACGTTGAGCTCTACCCGGAGCATGCCCCCGAAACGGTAGCGAACTTTACTGGTCTTGCTACGGGTAAGAGGGCGTGGACGGATCCGCGTACGGGTGCTGAAATGAATACCCCGCTTTATGAGAACGTCATTTTCCACCGGGTGATCCCTGGTTTCATGATCCAGGGTGGGGATCCACTTGGTACGGGTACGGGTGGCCCGGGTTACCGGTTCGACGACGAAATTGCCGCCGAACTGAATTTCACCGAACCGTACATGCTCGCGATGGCGAATGCTGGTAAGCAGGGTGGTCGTGGCACGAACGGGTCGCAGTTCTTCATCACGGTTGCTCCGACTACCTGGCTGCAGGGTAAGCACACCATTTTCGGTAAGGTGAGCGACGTCGATTCGCAGCTGGTTGTGGACAAGATTGCGAAGACTGACACGAATCCGATGGATCGTCCGCTCGAGGACGTCGTGATCACGTCGATTACGGTTACTGAGTGA